The following nucleotide sequence is from Streptomyces sp. NBC_00239.
CCGGACCTTCGACAAAGGAGGCCTGCTCTACGAGAAGGCGCGGGACTTCCTCGGCAACGGCCTCGGCAGCTGCCCACACGCGGAACACCGGGCGCAGCGGCGGCTGCTCCAGCCGGCCTTCCGGCCCGAGCGGCTCGCGCAGTACGGGGCGGCGATGGAGCATCGGCTGGGCCCGTTGCAGGAGTCCTGGTACGACGGATGTGTCATCGACGCCTTCAGCACCTGGTACCACTTCACGCTGGGAACAGCTGTTCGCGCCTTGTTCTCGACCGACATAGCCGACACGACGGCCCGCCGCATCGAGCGGTCGTTCGACGTCATGCTCGGCAACATTTTCGCCCGGATGCTGGTGCCGGGCCCGCTGCAGAAACTGCCCACTCCCGGCCGGCGCCGCTACGCCGGCGCGATCGCCGACCTCCACGGCGCCATCGACGAGCTGATCGACCGGTACCGCGAGACCGGCGAGGACCACGGGGACGTGCTCTCCGTCGTGCTCGCCTCCGGCGGCCGGATGGGCCGCGAGCCCACCCCCACCGAACTGCACGACCAGATGGTCACCCTGCTCGCCGCCAGCTCCGAGACCTCGGCGGCCACCCTCACCTGGGCCTGCCTGCTGCTCGCGCAGGACGGGGAGCTCCAGGAGCGGCTGCGGGCCGAGGTGGACGAGGTCCTCGACGGCGACCAGGCCCGCTGGGAGCACGTGCCGCGGCTCGAATTCACCCGTCGGGTGCTCACCGAGACGATGCGGCTCTACCCCGCGGGGTGGCTGCTCACCCGGATCACCACGGGCCCCGGGGCCGAGCTGGCCGGACACCCCATCCCGGCCGGCAGCACCGTGGTCTTCAGCCCGTACGTCGTCCAGCGCCGGGCCGACCTCTTCGAGCGGCCGGACGCCTTCGACCCGGACCGGTGGCTGCCCGAGCGTGCCGCCGGACTTCCCCGGGGCGCCTTCGCGGCCTTCGGAGGCGGGGCCCGCAAGTGCATCGGCGACACCTTCGCCCTCGGGGAGACCGCGGTGGCGCTGGCCAGCGTGGTGAGCCGGTGGCACCTGGAGGTGGCCCCCGGCGCCGACCTCCGGCCGGCCAGGCTCGCGACCATCCTGCGTCCGCGGCGGCTGGGCATACGGCTGCGTGCGCGGTGAGCACGATGCGCAGAGACACGGTGGACACCCGGGGCCACCTCCACGACCTGGACCTGCCCTTCCCTGAGCGGGTGAGTCCGGACGTCGAACGGGCCCGCCGGCGCAGTCTGCGGTGGATGCACGACCGCGGGCTGCTGTCCTCGCGCGACCTGGCCGCCTACGACGTACTGCGGCTGGACCAACTGGCCGCTCGCGCCTACCCGTTCGCCACCGGGGAGGCGCTGGACCTGATGACGGACTGGATGGGCTGGTTCTTCGTGTTCGACGACCAGTTCGACAGCCCGCTGGGCCGGGATCCAGGGCGCGTCGCGGCCATCGCGGCCGCAACCGTCGACGTCATGGACGGCGGGCCGCGCACCGGACCGCCGGACCCGCTGAAGGACACCTTCCGCGAATTGTGGGAGCGCTCGGCCGCCGGCATGTCACCCGCGTGGCGGCGCCGGCACCGGGACAGCTGGACCCGCTTCATCAGCGGGTACGCGGGCGAGGCGGCGGACCGGGACGCCTCCGGCCCGCCGGCACCGGCGCGGTACATGACCGTGCGCCGGGCCACCATCGGCACGGATTCCTGCTTCGACCTGGTGGAACGGCTGACCGGGATGGAGATCCCGCCGGAGGCCCGTGCGTGCGAGCGCCTCACCACCATGGCCGATCTGAGCAGCGAGGTCGTGGCGCTCACCAACGACCTGGCGTCCCTGGGCAAGGAGCTGGCCTCGGGCGAGTTCCACAACATCGTGCCGGTGCTGCAGTCCGCGACCGGGTGCACGGCGGAGGAGGCCGCCCGCGAGGCGGTCCGCATGGTCGCCGAGCGGGTCGGAGAGTTCCGGCGGCTCGCCGCCGGCATCGACGAGGTCCGCCGCGAGCACCGGCTGACGGCGGGCGGAGAGGAGGCGGTCCACCGGCTGGTGTGCTGCATGGAGGACTGGATGCGGGCGACCCGCGACTGGTCCCTGTTGACCGGGAGGTACTCGGAAGCCGGCGTGCGGGAGGCCGAGCGGCCCCGGCCGTGGGCGCGGATCTACCGGGCGCTGTGGTGAGCCTGCCGCCGGGCGCTGCGATGAGGCGTCGGTGAAGCCCCCGTCAGGGCGCCGCGGCCGGGCGCCGGAGACCCGCCGGTGAGGGCCCGGCCGGCGGGTCGGAGGGCCGGTCCGGAGGGGGCGCGGCGTCAGCGCGGGGCGCCGGTGAAGTGCTCCCGTACGAGTGATTCGACGACCTGGAGGTCCTGGGCGATCAGGGCCTCCAGGAGGGCGGAGTGCTCCGCCGCGTCCGCCACCAGGTCGGCCCGGCGGATCCGCGGGGAGTCCGGGGCCGGCCACTGGGCGCGCCGGTGCAGGTCGTCGGCGACCAGGACCAGCTGCTCGTTGCCCGCCAGCGAGAGCACCGCGCGGTGGAAGGCCCGGTCGGAGTCCGCGTAGCCGGGCACGTCGCCGGCCGCGGCGGCGGTCGCGGTGGCCGCGGCGGCGGGCCGCAGCGCCGTCCAGGCGTCCACCGGGGTAGTACGTGCCAGGCGCAGCATCACCGGCACCTCCAGCAGCGCCCGGACCTCCGCCAGTTCGGCGAGCTCCCGCGCGGTGCGCACGACCACCCGGAAGCCGCGGTTGGGCAGGCATTCGACGGCGCCTTCGAGGGCCAGCTGCTGCATCGCCTCGCGCACCGGCGTGGCCGAGACGCCGAAGCGCTCCCCCAGCGCCGGGCCGGAGTAGATCTCTCCGGGCACCAGGTCGCCGTCGACGAGCGCGGCACGCAGGGCATCGAGGATCTGCCCGCGCACCGAGTGGCGGACCACCTTCTGGGGCGGGAGGGATGCTTCGCTGTGCACGCTCCGAGGATATGGGACACCGTTGATAGGACCTGCCTCCATGTGGGTAAGGTAAGGCTAACCTGTTAACGATCGCTCGATTCGGTGGTCCCCGCCATGACCGTCCCGGCTTTGCTTCCCGTCGCCCCCGCCGCCGGCCCGGCTTCCGGCGGCACGGGCCCGTGCACCCCGGCCGGCTCCCCGGTGGCCGACGCGTACGCACGTATGGCCGAGGCGTTCCCGGGGCTGCGGGTGCGGGAGCGCACGGCCTGCGAGCCGGCGCCGCGCGGTGCGGGCTGGGTCGGCGCGGGCGAGCTGGCGGCCGGCGGGACCGCCCTCGACGCCTTCCTCGCCTGGGAC
It contains:
- a CDS encoding cytochrome P450 produces the protein MSVKTQFTAGTAPGALPLVGHGRQLLRRPLQFLSELPQYGDLVEIRLGPQTAYVPCHQDLLHQVLADDRTFDKGGLLYEKARDFLGNGLGSCPHAEHRAQRRLLQPAFRPERLAQYGAAMEHRLGPLQESWYDGCVIDAFSTWYHFTLGTAVRALFSTDIADTTARRIERSFDVMLGNIFARMLVPGPLQKLPTPGRRRYAGAIADLHGAIDELIDRYRETGEDHGDVLSVVLASGGRMGREPTPTELHDQMVTLLAASSETSAATLTWACLLLAQDGELQERLRAEVDEVLDGDQARWEHVPRLEFTRRVLTETMRLYPAGWLLTRITTGPGAELAGHPIPAGSTVVFSPYVVQRRADLFERPDAFDPDRWLPERAAGLPRGAFAAFGGGARKCIGDTFALGETAVALASVVSRWHLEVAPGADLRPARLATILRPRRLGIRLRAR
- a CDS encoding GntR family transcriptional regulator, with the translated sequence MHSEASLPPQKVVRHSVRGQILDALRAALVDGDLVPGEIYSGPALGERFGVSATPVREAMQQLALEGAVECLPNRGFRVVVRTARELAELAEVRALLEVPVMLRLARTTPVDAWTALRPAAAATATAAAAGDVPGYADSDRAFHRAVLSLAGNEQLVLVADDLHRRAQWPAPDSPRIRRADLVADAAEHSALLEALIAQDLQVVESLVREHFTGAPR
- a CDS encoding terpene synthase family protein, which encodes MRRDTVDTRGHLHDLDLPFPERVSPDVERARRRSLRWMHDRGLLSSRDLAAYDVLRLDQLAARAYPFATGEALDLMTDWMGWFFVFDDQFDSPLGRDPGRVAAIAAATVDVMDGGPRTGPPDPLKDTFRELWERSAAGMSPAWRRRHRDSWTRFISGYAGEAADRDASGPPAPARYMTVRRATIGTDSCFDLVERLTGMEIPPEARACERLTTMADLSSEVVALTNDLASLGKELASGEFHNIVPVLQSATGCTAEEAAREAVRMVAERVGEFRRLAAGIDEVRREHRLTAGGEEAVHRLVCCMEDWMRATRDWSLLTGRYSEAGVREAERPRPWARIYRALW